The proteins below come from a single Aegilops tauschii subsp. strangulata cultivar AL8/78 chromosome 6, Aet v6.0, whole genome shotgun sequence genomic window:
- the LOC109779707 gene encoding PH, RCC1 and FYVE domains-containing protein 1 isoform X1 codes for MAGELEGRSSGTRGAEQAIVALKKGAHLLKCGKRGKPRFCPFRLSCDEKLLIWYSKEREKSLSLSSVSSVVLGQKTTNLLRLHWPEKEHHSLSVIYKNGEYSLDLICKDKDQADCWYLGLTALVSALYSPLLLVDSTSSRRINSCTNSPPSYIQQRNRLFSVDDTRKFTQVGTHACHDFYVHSLYGSPRLIQNKVSKSSLDCSEAFVTPRQRTWSDLDFYLERITPEMVNRVKNSFMDIPVAAKIQEGITQMPKLKASEGSHMACGIDSLKDIFAWGEVPGSVLENGDAPKDNVSLPRLLKPTQILDVQNVACGEKHAAIVTKQGEVFSWGKESGGILGHKVSVSVSEPTIIKSLSSIPMKAIAFGAKHTCALAISGELYEWGEGTHSLGLWDDQCQRSQWFPHKLFDPLDGVSVLKIACGQWHTAIISSSGQLFTYGDGTFGVLGHGDTMSVARPKEVESLKGLRAKAVACGPWHTAAIVEILGTVKSNAPSGKLFTWGDADKGKLGHADKKSKLVPTCVKPLNDSDFAQVSCAKALTVVLTITGVVFTIGSTLGNRRLSDTSICSVEGPLKTEFVRDISSGSSHVAVLTMNGKVYTWGKGTEGQLGLGDYTDRSSPTLVESLEDKQVDSIACGSNFTLAVCLHRSISGKDQSVCSSCQLSFTFTRKKHNCYNCGSMFCNSCSSNKVSRAALGPDRSKRYRVCDVCFTQLQKIEGHGTLSSQSAIQKEEAFPTEIRPYTPKLSRIFKEANSIMEKMTTAQGSNQRNQDLAAPVQLKTQRWGQVECPSQFKCARNNIPCCSIPNKQTVDVSLTQRMPEPVPPKGTSSMPETATNLKAELDSTENILLGEVKQLQAQVTTLAEQCRHRSLKVQLYKRKVEETWLIIMNEAAKCKAAKEIIKVLTNQKNTLSKKIDLAGGQSYNSITIPSHGQPVKAELPDPPDKNPVTGKFQQLSSIRDHHQQVDRERIQSSSAAVAKGSATHRNGRRAPSNSNTYAGENDATIPPVDPNGTIEQIERGVYVTVVTSPGGNKGVKRIRFSRKHFGEKEAQKWWEANESKVFAKYSGTEQVTE; via the exons ATGGCGGGGGAGCTTGAGGGGAGGAGCTCCGGAACCAGAGGAGCCGAGCAG GCCATTGTTGCTCTCAAGAAAGGCGCCCATCTACTCAAGTGCGGGAAGAGAGGGAAGCCCAGGTTCTGTCCGTTCAGGCTATCATGT GATGAAAAACTGCTAATATGGTACTCCAAAGAGAGGGAAAAAAGTCTGAGCTTGAGTTCTGTGTCGAGTGTGGTTCTCGGACAGAAAACA ACAAATCTTTTGCGCTTGCATTGGCCAgaaaaggaacatcactccttgTCAGTCATATACAAGAATGGTGAATACTCACTGGACTTG ATCTGCAAAGACAAGGACCAAGCTGACTGCTGGTATCTAGGCCTAACAGCCTTGGTATCTGCTCTATATAGTCCTCTTCTTTTGGTTGATTCAACAAGCAGCCGTCGGATAAACAGTTGCACAAATAGCCCTCCTAGCTATATTCAGCAAAGGAATAGGCTATTTTCAGTAGATGACACAAGAAAGTTCACCCAGGTTGGAACCCATGCATGTCATGATTTCTAT GTACACTCACTGTATGGCAGTCCTAGGTTGATACAGAACAAAGTATCGAAGAGCAGTCTGGATTGCTCAGAAGCATTCGTCACTCCAAGGCAGAGAACATGGTCAGACCTAGATTTCTACTTGGAAAGAATTACTCCTGAAATGGTAAATAGAGTTAAAAACAGTTTCATGGATATACCAGTGGCTGCAAAAATTCAGGAGGGAATTACCCAAATGCCTAAACTGAAAGCTTCTGAAGGATCACACATGGCATGTGGAATAGATTCTCTGAAGGACATCTTTGCCTGGGGAGAAGTTCCAGGCAGTGTGTTGGAGAATGGAGATGCACCAAAAGATAATGTTTCACTTCCAAGGTTATTGAAGCCAACCCAGATTCTTGACGTGCAGAACGTCGCCTGTGGAGAGAAACATGCAGCAATAGTTACTAAGCAAGGGGAGGTCTTCTCTTGGGGAAAGGAGAGTGGTGGGATATTGGGACACAAAGTGAGTGTCAGTGTCTCCGAGCCTACGATTATCAAATCTCTTAGCTCTATCCCTATGAAGGCTATTGCATTTGGGGCAAAGCACACCTGTGCACTTGCAATTTCAGGAGAACTTTATGAGTGGGGTGAAGGGACTCACAGCTTGGGTCTGTGGGATGATCAGTGTCAAAGAAGCCAATGGTTCCCACACAAACTGTTTGATCCTTTGGATGGCGTATCGGTTCTGAAGATCGCATGTGGCCAATGGCACACGGCAATCATATCCTCCTCTGGTCAACTGTTCACATATGGCGACGGAACATTTGGCGTTCTTGGACATGGCGACACGATGAGCGTGGCTCGGCCCAAAGAAGTAGAGTCTCTGAAAGGGTTGAGAGCCAAGGCTGTGGCATGTGGGCCATGGCACACAGCTGCCATTGTGGAAATATTAGGCACTGTCAAGAGCAATGCTCCTAGTGGGAAGCTGTTCACTTGGGGTGATGCAGATAAAGGAAAGCTGGGTCATGCTGACAAAAAATCCAAGCTTGTACCGACTTGTGTCAAGCCACTCAATGATTCTGATTTTGCTCAGGTATCCTGTGCGAAGGCACTGACAGTCGTGCTTACAATAACAGGTGTTGTTTTCACCATTGGAAGCACATTAGGCAACCGCCGATTGAGTGACACATCTATCTGTTCAGTTGAAGGGCCTCTCAAGACTGAGTTTGTCAGAGATATATCATCAGGCTCTTCCCATGTTGCAGTTTTGACAATGAATGGAAAGGTGTATACCTGGGGCAAAGGCACAGAAGGTCAACTTGGTTTAGGTGACTATACTGACAGGAGCTCCCCAACTCTAGTGGAGTCCTTGGAAGATAAGCAAGTAGACAGTATAGCCTGCGGTTCCAATTTCACTCTTGCCGTTTGTTTACATAGGTCTATCTCAGGCAAGGATCAATCTGTGTGCAGCAGTTGTCAGTTGTCTTTCACCTTTACAAGGAAGAAGCACAACTGCTACAACTGTGGTTCCATGTTCTGCAATTCCTGCAGCAGTAACAAGGTTTCAAGGGCAGCTCTTGGGCCAGATAGGAGCAAAAGGTACCGTGTTTGCGATGTGTGTTTCACTCAACTGCAGAAAATTGAAGGACATGGCACACTAAGTTCACAATCAGCAATCCAAAAGGAGGAGGCATTTCCAACAGAAATAAGACCATATACACCAAAGTTGTCACGCATATTCAAGGAAGCAAATTCTATCATGGAAAAGATGACAACGGCACAGGGTTCCAATCAGAGAAATCAGGACTTGGCTGCACCGGTTCAACTGAAAACACAGAGATGGGGGCAAGTAGAGTGCCCCAGTCAATTTAAATGTGCACGAAACAACATTCCATGCTGTTCCATACCAAATAAACAGACAGTCGACGTTTCTCTTACACAGAGAATGCCTGAACCAGTGCCCCCAAAAGGTACCAGCTCTATGCCAGAAACAGCTACTAATTTGAAAGCAGAATTAGATTCGACAGAGAATATATTACTAGGAGAAGTAAAACAGCTTCAAGCACAG GTGACCACCCTAGCAGAACAATGCCGGCATAGAAGCCTGAAGGTTCAGTTGTACAAACGAAAAGTCGAGGAAACCTGGCTGATTATCATGAATGAAGCAGCAAAGTGCAAAGCTGCAAAAGAAATTATAAAGGTTTTAACCAATCAG AAGAATACTTTATCAAAGAAGATTGATTTAGCTGGTGGGCAATCATACAACTCCATAACTATACCTAGCCATGGACAACCAGTAAAAGCAGAATTACCAGACCCACCAGACAAAAACCCTGTCACCGGCAAATTTCAACAGCTGAGCAGCATCAGGGATCACCATCAGCAAGTGGACAGGGAACGTATACAGTCTTCAAGCGCAGCTGTGGCGAAAGGCTCAGCCACGCATAGAAATGGCAGAAGAGCACCAAGTAACAGCAATACCTATGCCGGGGAAAATGATGCCACCATTCCTCCTGTTGATCCCAATGGCACGATCGAGCAAATCGAGCGCGGGGTGTATGTGACCGTTGTCACATCCCCCGGTGGAAACAAAGGCGTCAAGCGCATCCGGTTCAG CCGGAAGCACTTTGGCGAGAAGGAAGCACAAAAATGGTGGGAAGCGAACGAGAGCAAGGTGTTTGCAAAGTACAGCGGCACGGAACAGGTGACAGAGTAA
- the LOC109779708 gene encoding uncharacterized protein isoform X2, whose amino-acid sequence MACTQENAMATDESTADHRGSRPSSHDMDLSGDDHVPKARKPYTITKQREKWTEEEHKRFLEALQLHGRAWRRIQEHIGTKTAVQIRSHAQKFFSKVTRESSGSCSGSGAAAATATAAIQIPPPRPKRKPTHPYPRKADDGAAAGGKHAPGLTHLERPPVRMGEQEEGSPTSVLTASRVEASGGRFSYNSSGSRSPVPSAAGSLYGSSVDRGDGCLSPNTTKASEFTANGDVKEGSCTGSATSVLKLFGKKVVVNDSFQKPNTSTGNPQNGGDVGTEASDDTTTQGSRNLPSGGATEGSSWNPWPSSMQQFVYFVPQPDGFATQSAVPWFGTLPGAMFYQQAMAPNQHQRHRSETADHKFMQREGSWTGSNTGPGSAAHNSDAADSRGRGNSSESDKTPVPRLTKCESSVSVSLQRGFMPYKRCAAESESLRSEAPREETDGELTRLCL is encoded by the exons ATGGCCTGTACGCAG GAGAACGCCATGGCAACCGACGAAAGCACGGCGGATCATCGCGGGAGTCGTCCGAGTTCCCACGACATGGATTTATCAGGGGATGACCACGTGCCAAAG GCACGCAAGCCGTACACCATCACGAAGCAGCGGGAGAAGTGGACCGAGGAAGAGCACAAGCGCTTCCTGGAGGCCCTGCAGCTGCACGGCCGCGCCTGGCGCCGCATACAAG AGCACATAGGCACCAAGACGGCAGTGCAAATCCGGAGCCACGCGCAGAAGTTCTTCTCTAAG GTCACCAGAGAGTCGTCCGGGAGCTGCAGCGGCTCGGGCGCCGCGgccgcgacggcgacggcggcgatccAGATCCCCCCGCCGCGGCCCAAGAGGAAACCGACGCACCCGTACCCGCGCAAAGCGGacgacggcgcggcggccggcggtaAGCACGCCCCGGGGCTCACGCATCTGGAGAGGCCTCCCGTGCGGATGGGCGAGCAGGAGGAAGGGTCGCCGACGTCGGTGCTGACCGCGTCGCGGGTCGAGGCCTCCGGTGGCCGCTTCTCCTACAACTCCAGCGGCAGCAGGTCGCCGGTTCCGTCGGCCGCCGGCTCCCTCTACGGCTCGTCGGTGGACAGAGGGGACGGCTGCCTCTCGCCTAATACGACTAAG GCTTCAGAGTTCACTGCAAATGGTGATGTCAAAGAGGGGTCATGTACAGGATCAGCGACATCAGTCCTTAAGCTATTCGGCAAGAAAGTCGTGGTGAATGATTCATTCCAGAAGCCGAATACCAGCACCGGCAACCCGCAGAATGGTGGCGACGTCGGAACTGAAGCTTCAGACGATACAACCACACAAGGAAGCAGAAACCTACCTTCTGGCGGTGCCACAGAAGGAAGCTCATGGAATCCATGGCCGAGCAGCATGCAGCAGTTTGTGTATTTTGTTCCTCAACCGGATGGTTTCGCCACACAATCTGCGGTGCCATGGTTTGGCACCCTGCCTGGTGCAATGTTCTACCAGCAAGCCATGGCTCCAAATCAGCACCAGCGCCATCGCTCAGAGACCGCAGACCACAAGTTCATGCAGAGGGAAGGATCCTGGACAGGATCAAACACTGGCCCTGGATCAGCTGCGCATAATTCAGATGCTGCCGACTCCCGAGGGAGAGGAAACAGCAGTGAGAGCGACAAAACGCCTGTGCCGCGGTTAACAAAGTGCGAGAGCTCTGTTTCGGTCAGTCTGCAAAGAGGTTTCATGCCATACAAGAGATGCGCGGCCGAGAGCGAATCGCTGCGGTCGGAGGCGCCCAGAGAGGAGACCGACGGTGAGTTGACGAGGCTGTGCTTGTGA
- the LOC109779708 gene encoding uncharacterized protein isoform X1, producing the protein MACTQENAMATDESTADHRGSRPSSHDMDLSGDDHVPKARKPYTITKQREKWTEEEHKRFLEALQLHGRAWRRIQEHIGTKTAVQIRSHAQKFFSKVTRESSGSCSGSGAAAATATAAIQIPPPRPKRKPTHPYPRKADDGAAAGGKHAPGLTHLERPPVRMGEQEEGSPTSVLTASRVEASGGRFSYNSSGSRSPVPSAAGSLYGSSVDRGDGCLSPNTTKASEFTANGDVKEGSCTGSATSVLKLFGKKVVVNDSFQKPNTSTGNPQNGGDVGTEASDDTTTQGSRNLPSGGATEGSSWNPWPSSMQQFVYFVPQPDGFATQSAVPWFGTLPGAMFYQQAMAPNQHQRHRSETADHKFMQREGSWTGSNTGPGSAAHNSDAADSRGRGNSSESDKTPVPRLTKCESSVSVSLQRGFMPYKRCAAESESLRSEAPREETDVGRSDHSSCWFCLSVCRTSPKQLEAALD; encoded by the exons ATGGCCTGTACGCAG GAGAACGCCATGGCAACCGACGAAAGCACGGCGGATCATCGCGGGAGTCGTCCGAGTTCCCACGACATGGATTTATCAGGGGATGACCACGTGCCAAAG GCACGCAAGCCGTACACCATCACGAAGCAGCGGGAGAAGTGGACCGAGGAAGAGCACAAGCGCTTCCTGGAGGCCCTGCAGCTGCACGGCCGCGCCTGGCGCCGCATACAAG AGCACATAGGCACCAAGACGGCAGTGCAAATCCGGAGCCACGCGCAGAAGTTCTTCTCTAAG GTCACCAGAGAGTCGTCCGGGAGCTGCAGCGGCTCGGGCGCCGCGgccgcgacggcgacggcggcgatccAGATCCCCCCGCCGCGGCCCAAGAGGAAACCGACGCACCCGTACCCGCGCAAAGCGGacgacggcgcggcggccggcggtaAGCACGCCCCGGGGCTCACGCATCTGGAGAGGCCTCCCGTGCGGATGGGCGAGCAGGAGGAAGGGTCGCCGACGTCGGTGCTGACCGCGTCGCGGGTCGAGGCCTCCGGTGGCCGCTTCTCCTACAACTCCAGCGGCAGCAGGTCGCCGGTTCCGTCGGCCGCCGGCTCCCTCTACGGCTCGTCGGTGGACAGAGGGGACGGCTGCCTCTCGCCTAATACGACTAAG GCTTCAGAGTTCACTGCAAATGGTGATGTCAAAGAGGGGTCATGTACAGGATCAGCGACATCAGTCCTTAAGCTATTCGGCAAGAAAGTCGTGGTGAATGATTCATTCCAGAAGCCGAATACCAGCACCGGCAACCCGCAGAATGGTGGCGACGTCGGAACTGAAGCTTCAGACGATACAACCACACAAGGAAGCAGAAACCTACCTTCTGGCGGTGCCACAGAAGGAAGCTCATGGAATCCATGGCCGAGCAGCATGCAGCAGTTTGTGTATTTTGTTCCTCAACCGGATGGTTTCGCCACACAATCTGCGGTGCCATGGTTTGGCACCCTGCCTGGTGCAATGTTCTACCAGCAAGCCATGGCTCCAAATCAGCACCAGCGCCATCGCTCAGAGACCGCAGACCACAAGTTCATGCAGAGGGAAGGATCCTGGACAGGATCAAACACTGGCCCTGGATCAGCTGCGCATAATTCAGATGCTGCCGACTCCCGAGGGAGAGGAAACAGCAGTGAGAGCGACAAAACGCCTGTGCCGCGGTTAACAAAGTGCGAGAGCTCTGTTTCGGTCAGTCTGCAAAGAGGTTTCATGCCATACAAGAGATGCGCGGCCGAGAGCGAATCGCTGCGGTCGGAGGCGCCCAGAGAGGAGACCGACG TGGGAAGAAGCGACCACTCATCCTGCTGGTTTTGCCTGTCGGTATGTCGCACTTCTCCGAAGCAGCTCGAAGCCGCATTAGATTGA
- the LOC109779707 gene encoding PH, RCC1 and FYVE domains-containing protein 1 isoform X2, translated as MAGELEGRSSGTRGAEQAIVALKKGAHLLKCGKRGKPRFCPFRLSCDEKLLIWYSKEREKSLSLSSVSSVVLGQKTTNLLRLHWPEKEHHSLSVIYKNGEYSLDLICKDKDQADCWYLGLTALVSALYSPLLLVDSTSSRRINSCTNSPPSYIQQRNRLFSVDDTRKFTQVHSLYGSPRLIQNKVSKSSLDCSEAFVTPRQRTWSDLDFYLERITPEMVNRVKNSFMDIPVAAKIQEGITQMPKLKASEGSHMACGIDSLKDIFAWGEVPGSVLENGDAPKDNVSLPRLLKPTQILDVQNVACGEKHAAIVTKQGEVFSWGKESGGILGHKVSVSVSEPTIIKSLSSIPMKAIAFGAKHTCALAISGELYEWGEGTHSLGLWDDQCQRSQWFPHKLFDPLDGVSVLKIACGQWHTAIISSSGQLFTYGDGTFGVLGHGDTMSVARPKEVESLKGLRAKAVACGPWHTAAIVEILGTVKSNAPSGKLFTWGDADKGKLGHADKKSKLVPTCVKPLNDSDFAQVSCAKALTVVLTITGVVFTIGSTLGNRRLSDTSICSVEGPLKTEFVRDISSGSSHVAVLTMNGKVYTWGKGTEGQLGLGDYTDRSSPTLVESLEDKQVDSIACGSNFTLAVCLHRSISGKDQSVCSSCQLSFTFTRKKHNCYNCGSMFCNSCSSNKVSRAALGPDRSKRYRVCDVCFTQLQKIEGHGTLSSQSAIQKEEAFPTEIRPYTPKLSRIFKEANSIMEKMTTAQGSNQRNQDLAAPVQLKTQRWGQVECPSQFKCARNNIPCCSIPNKQTVDVSLTQRMPEPVPPKGTSSMPETATNLKAELDSTENILLGEVKQLQAQVTTLAEQCRHRSLKVQLYKRKVEETWLIIMNEAAKCKAAKEIIKVLTNQKNTLSKKIDLAGGQSYNSITIPSHGQPVKAELPDPPDKNPVTGKFQQLSSIRDHHQQVDRERIQSSSAAVAKGSATHRNGRRAPSNSNTYAGENDATIPPVDPNGTIEQIERGVYVTVVTSPGGNKGVKRIRFSRKHFGEKEAQKWWEANESKVFAKYSGTEQVTE; from the exons ATGGCGGGGGAGCTTGAGGGGAGGAGCTCCGGAACCAGAGGAGCCGAGCAG GCCATTGTTGCTCTCAAGAAAGGCGCCCATCTACTCAAGTGCGGGAAGAGAGGGAAGCCCAGGTTCTGTCCGTTCAGGCTATCATGT GATGAAAAACTGCTAATATGGTACTCCAAAGAGAGGGAAAAAAGTCTGAGCTTGAGTTCTGTGTCGAGTGTGGTTCTCGGACAGAAAACA ACAAATCTTTTGCGCTTGCATTGGCCAgaaaaggaacatcactccttgTCAGTCATATACAAGAATGGTGAATACTCACTGGACTTG ATCTGCAAAGACAAGGACCAAGCTGACTGCTGGTATCTAGGCCTAACAGCCTTGGTATCTGCTCTATATAGTCCTCTTCTTTTGGTTGATTCAACAAGCAGCCGTCGGATAAACAGTTGCACAAATAGCCCTCCTAGCTATATTCAGCAAAGGAATAGGCTATTTTCAGTAGATGACACAAGAAAGTTCACCCAG GTACACTCACTGTATGGCAGTCCTAGGTTGATACAGAACAAAGTATCGAAGAGCAGTCTGGATTGCTCAGAAGCATTCGTCACTCCAAGGCAGAGAACATGGTCAGACCTAGATTTCTACTTGGAAAGAATTACTCCTGAAATGGTAAATAGAGTTAAAAACAGTTTCATGGATATACCAGTGGCTGCAAAAATTCAGGAGGGAATTACCCAAATGCCTAAACTGAAAGCTTCTGAAGGATCACACATGGCATGTGGAATAGATTCTCTGAAGGACATCTTTGCCTGGGGAGAAGTTCCAGGCAGTGTGTTGGAGAATGGAGATGCACCAAAAGATAATGTTTCACTTCCAAGGTTATTGAAGCCAACCCAGATTCTTGACGTGCAGAACGTCGCCTGTGGAGAGAAACATGCAGCAATAGTTACTAAGCAAGGGGAGGTCTTCTCTTGGGGAAAGGAGAGTGGTGGGATATTGGGACACAAAGTGAGTGTCAGTGTCTCCGAGCCTACGATTATCAAATCTCTTAGCTCTATCCCTATGAAGGCTATTGCATTTGGGGCAAAGCACACCTGTGCACTTGCAATTTCAGGAGAACTTTATGAGTGGGGTGAAGGGACTCACAGCTTGGGTCTGTGGGATGATCAGTGTCAAAGAAGCCAATGGTTCCCACACAAACTGTTTGATCCTTTGGATGGCGTATCGGTTCTGAAGATCGCATGTGGCCAATGGCACACGGCAATCATATCCTCCTCTGGTCAACTGTTCACATATGGCGACGGAACATTTGGCGTTCTTGGACATGGCGACACGATGAGCGTGGCTCGGCCCAAAGAAGTAGAGTCTCTGAAAGGGTTGAGAGCCAAGGCTGTGGCATGTGGGCCATGGCACACAGCTGCCATTGTGGAAATATTAGGCACTGTCAAGAGCAATGCTCCTAGTGGGAAGCTGTTCACTTGGGGTGATGCAGATAAAGGAAAGCTGGGTCATGCTGACAAAAAATCCAAGCTTGTACCGACTTGTGTCAAGCCACTCAATGATTCTGATTTTGCTCAGGTATCCTGTGCGAAGGCACTGACAGTCGTGCTTACAATAACAGGTGTTGTTTTCACCATTGGAAGCACATTAGGCAACCGCCGATTGAGTGACACATCTATCTGTTCAGTTGAAGGGCCTCTCAAGACTGAGTTTGTCAGAGATATATCATCAGGCTCTTCCCATGTTGCAGTTTTGACAATGAATGGAAAGGTGTATACCTGGGGCAAAGGCACAGAAGGTCAACTTGGTTTAGGTGACTATACTGACAGGAGCTCCCCAACTCTAGTGGAGTCCTTGGAAGATAAGCAAGTAGACAGTATAGCCTGCGGTTCCAATTTCACTCTTGCCGTTTGTTTACATAGGTCTATCTCAGGCAAGGATCAATCTGTGTGCAGCAGTTGTCAGTTGTCTTTCACCTTTACAAGGAAGAAGCACAACTGCTACAACTGTGGTTCCATGTTCTGCAATTCCTGCAGCAGTAACAAGGTTTCAAGGGCAGCTCTTGGGCCAGATAGGAGCAAAAGGTACCGTGTTTGCGATGTGTGTTTCACTCAACTGCAGAAAATTGAAGGACATGGCACACTAAGTTCACAATCAGCAATCCAAAAGGAGGAGGCATTTCCAACAGAAATAAGACCATATACACCAAAGTTGTCACGCATATTCAAGGAAGCAAATTCTATCATGGAAAAGATGACAACGGCACAGGGTTCCAATCAGAGAAATCAGGACTTGGCTGCACCGGTTCAACTGAAAACACAGAGATGGGGGCAAGTAGAGTGCCCCAGTCAATTTAAATGTGCACGAAACAACATTCCATGCTGTTCCATACCAAATAAACAGACAGTCGACGTTTCTCTTACACAGAGAATGCCTGAACCAGTGCCCCCAAAAGGTACCAGCTCTATGCCAGAAACAGCTACTAATTTGAAAGCAGAATTAGATTCGACAGAGAATATATTACTAGGAGAAGTAAAACAGCTTCAAGCACAG GTGACCACCCTAGCAGAACAATGCCGGCATAGAAGCCTGAAGGTTCAGTTGTACAAACGAAAAGTCGAGGAAACCTGGCTGATTATCATGAATGAAGCAGCAAAGTGCAAAGCTGCAAAAGAAATTATAAAGGTTTTAACCAATCAG AAGAATACTTTATCAAAGAAGATTGATTTAGCTGGTGGGCAATCATACAACTCCATAACTATACCTAGCCATGGACAACCAGTAAAAGCAGAATTACCAGACCCACCAGACAAAAACCCTGTCACCGGCAAATTTCAACAGCTGAGCAGCATCAGGGATCACCATCAGCAAGTGGACAGGGAACGTATACAGTCTTCAAGCGCAGCTGTGGCGAAAGGCTCAGCCACGCATAGAAATGGCAGAAGAGCACCAAGTAACAGCAATACCTATGCCGGGGAAAATGATGCCACCATTCCTCCTGTTGATCCCAATGGCACGATCGAGCAAATCGAGCGCGGGGTGTATGTGACCGTTGTCACATCCCCCGGTGGAAACAAAGGCGTCAAGCGCATCCGGTTCAG CCGGAAGCACTTTGGCGAGAAGGAAGCACAAAAATGGTGGGAAGCGAACGAGAGCAAGGTGTTTGCAAAGTACAGCGGCACGGAACAGGTGACAGAGTAA